In the genome of Drosophila kikkawai strain 14028-0561.14 chromosome 2R, DkikHiC1v2, whole genome shotgun sequence, the window TgcttatttcttaaaattaaaatatgaattttttagaaaacatTGCAACCTTTcacaaatataatataaatagtatttttataattcctaaaatttattttacttgtGACAGAAttaatatttctaataattttaatattttttataatattttccattaataGATCATCAAATCAAAGTCCGAGATCGCCGCATTGAAGGACTTCCTCAACTGGCTAGAACAGCTGGCGGCGAAGGCCGGCTCCGGCTATAATGGGATTGTGCTGCTCTACCACGAGGAGCGCAAGTTCATTCCATACATGATTTTGGAGTCTCTTAAGAAGTACGGCTTGATTGAAAGATTCTCTAAGACCGTCACGGCCTTCGCCAACAGCCTTCACCTGGCCAAGGCCTCCATTGGCGACACTAACATCAAGAACTATAGTCTGCGCAAGCTCGCGAAGCTCTTGTCCAAGTCCAAGGAGGACAACACCGCGGTCTcttcctcctccgcctccggCTCTGGCTCAGTATCGACATCCACTGAGGCCATCGACAGCACCACTGTCGATAataatagcagcagcagcagcaacaacaactttaACGAGAAGCGCTCTGCGAAGAATGGCGTCAAGTTCGAGCGGGATGAGTTCGAGGGTAATGCCAGCGTGCGTGCCAAGATGGCTTTCCATGTGGCCCTTCAGATTGCCAACGCAATTCGCAAGTCTGAGCCAGAGTCCTCTGAGACTATGGAGAACCTTTTTAACGCCTTGAAGCCGTTTGCCGAGCTGGTAGGATCCGATGTCCAGGAGCTAGACACCCAGAACGAGAACCTGGAGCGCCAGAACTCCTTCCGTCCGGTCTTTCTAAACTATTTCAAGACCGCTTTGTACCACCGTGTGCGCGCTGTCAAGTTCCGCATCGTGTTGGCGGAGAACGGTTTTGATCTCAACTCTTTGAACACCATCTGGGCGGACAAGGGCACCGAGGGCCTCGACATGGCCCTTCAGTCGATCGGACAACTGAAGGCCGAAGACAAGACTGAGCTTATAGAGCTGTTGGACAGCTTCTTCGATCCCAACAAGACCACAATCAAGCCAGTGGTTAAGtccaacaacaataacaacaacaacaatcgtCGCCGCAATCGCCGCAACACAAACCAGCCGCCGCCCAAGAACGGGGTGAACACCACTCGTTCCACCAGCACCGAGTTCGGGGCGGGAGGCGACAAGTCGCAGAGCGTGTCCTCGCTGCCGGACTCCACCACCAAGTCGTCATCGCCCAACAAGACAGCCGGCGGACGTACGCAGCGCAAGCGCAACTCTCGCCACAGCCTGAGCAGTGGCAACGAAGCAAAGGTGACCGAAGGTGGTGCATCTATAAAGGTGGAGCTCAACAGCTCGGCCCCAGCTGCCATACAACCGGTGGCCATTGCGGCTTCAAATTAAACACCTTTCGGTGGCTCTGTAAAGTAAATACCTAAGATAATCCTTCGCCAGTTGCTTTGTAGATCAAGTAGTTGCCGAGGGTGTAATCACTCGGGTAGATTGttgattaattttatgaattacGCTTGCTTGTATTATTGAATTGTTTACATCAGATCGAAATGAATATTCGATTTTTTCAGCTTAAAACACCCATTATTTTAGTTTGGAAACATAGTACATTAAGACTGAAAATCTGGCAATAAGAAAGCTGAATTTATACGAAACTTTTACACTCTTGTACACGCCTATTATACCACTTTTGAATTCAGtcaaattatgtaaatattacatatttttaacgATTAGCTTTTGCTTCTGTTGTaccaaaataaaagtaaattctaatttttaatttcgctTTTCAGTAGACCTTTCGGGATGATGAAACACACTTAAAACACCAATTAAAATAGGCAAGAAATGAACGGGAGAAGAAGAGAAGACTACAAGCgaactttttcctttttgaaGAACTGCCACAGATCAGAAACAGCCTCCAAATTTTTGTGTAATCACAAATTTTCAGTGTACTAACTATAACCACAAGTACAAAAGCCTACACCGCCCCCACACTCACGAGCATGTCGGTGAATGGATGCAGAAAGGGTGAAGTGAACCGTGATCGTCAATCGTGATCTGTGTGTGGTGCAGAGTGGCACGGCTTCAATTTGCTGATTAGAAGCAAGAACTGTTTATCGAGTCGTTGTTGTAAGAACCCGGGCGAAGCATTTGGAGGATGCTGCATTAAATACACGAAAGCAACATGCAATAATAGTATTCGAAAACGGATcgtataattataatgatggagaagaagaaaaaaaaagccgCAAAACCATGATATGATTGTACAGAAGAACCAAACGCAGCGTTTAGGCATAGTTTTCCCATGCGAACCGATGCACAATATCGTCCCAGGATGGACGATCGGAAAAATAGAGCCATAAAACGCCTCGATGAAAATTTTGCATTGGACAGGCCTCCTCGGACTACACAAAAACCAATACAATATTTCCGTACATTAAAGCAAACAAGGCCAGGCCTGGTCCAATGTTTAAAACTTTCACTTTGCACACAGAACCAAATCTATACCCCACTCGAACGCATGCACGCACACCAAACTCACGAATAACTCAAACACAATGGGAGGGAACACTTACAACTATATGTAAATCCAAACAAGTCAAACTGTCATATTTCATATTTGCAAACGTTCCACGAATTCCAAATGATAATGTGAACACATACGTAAATCTGTATGAAATGCGTGAATAAACGattgaaatgtaaaatgtacTAAGCTAAGCGCATTTAAATTTTCGCGGCACCTAAACTTATCGTTATCAACGTTACATTAGAGGTGGAAAAATGCATCGATGCActaaaaatgtttgaaaacaTCGTTAATCGATTATTGATACCTTTATCATTATCGATTAAAACATCGACGTCTTTCCATCTCTATTGATCAGCTTTCCGAAAGATTCCGTCAATTCTTCGCCGTGAAAAATAGAAACTATATCTCGACCAGAATGGAGGTCGATCCGGCGGAAGAGCCTCGCGACGAGGAGCACACTTCTATATACGACGGCTACCCACCCGACTTCGGGTATTTCAACATTGCCCACGGCATGCTGGTGGAGATCTCAGAGGAGATCCGGGCCAAGTTCCCCCAGGAGCGCCTCCGCTTCTCCCAGCTAAACAACCTGTACTTGGCTGCTCGTGGCGGCCAGATGATGAGCTTTGTCGAGATCCTGAACACCGTCAGCAGCAGGGAGGTGCAGACGCACCTGGTCAATACAGTGAGTACCCGGTGGGGCGAACGCTGCTGTGGAACGCCTTTCTTTGCGTAATTGCCTTAATTTACTACTGCGTCATTAATGAAAATCGCTGCCGCACGTATACGTATTGGGTTTATATGTAAACCCCGCTGTCTGCGCTGCCCCAAAGAGCGCATTTAAACGCTCCATTGctggtgtttttgtttttggtattTGCTTGTTGTCATTGTTTATGAGAGAGAACGAGTGAGGGAAAGAGACAGAGTGGTAGGGAGGGGGAGGTTGCCATATGCTCTGTCCATTTTACAGTGGACATTCGTTGGCAGTGGTCGGTGGACTAGAAGTAGTGTCTTCAAAATATACATAGATTCCTTTTCTTTAGattttaagcctagtactctgacgagaaaaacccgctgtataaattagacagcggaatcgctgtttatttcgctaccgagctagtgtgaccaaaaaaattaaggaaattccatgaaaatgtactttttatggcgtttaaggattttccttggtcacactggacagctgtttgtaaacaaatattcaaaaaaaatattaaaaataataataaatatggcattaaaatgtcctttgtgggttaaattccatattatgggcttccccttgacagcccctatcaatgtcacctttttccttcaactttccctccattaggggtgtctaaataaatcaaatgaattatttagacagcgcgatatcagctgtttactatcttgatctggcaacgccattcaattttcgcaggcttcattttcgtcgtcagagtaccgaaaaaaaagaggtgtctaaaagttcttcttctttttttttcgacaccgttttttttatatggagtttggccgctgtctaaatttatacagcggttttttctcgtcagagtactaggctttaaattaagaattgtgtttataaatatttaaaatatttgtaagattcaaatttaattatctGCATTAACCTTTGATAATaactaaattttgtttacatttgaATGGCTATATTTATCGAGCTACCACTGTACTCGAATTTGTTGTGTGTTTATAACTTTACTGTCTGCCAAAAAGACGAGCAAAAAGCGGCAATGTGCAGTAATTGCTGCAAAAATGGGAAATTAATGACCGAACGATATAGATCCAAGCCCTATTCTAGGCACCGAGAGAGGCACAGTGCCACAATCAATTGGATATCAAGTAGGTGACACTCAGTAGTGGGCCATCTTTAACCAATTACTCATGGGTGGCGTGTCTCTCTGGACACGGAATTGGCCGGTTGCCAGTACCCGCGAATGTTTTGCAGTTTCCTGAAATCTTAAATGTGAAATGTGcgtttattaatttgtttatttaccaAATATATTCAGCACCATCGCGCTGCGTCGTAATCTAATCGAA includes:
- the exu gene encoding maternal protein exuperantia, which gives rise to MGADNIDATATADQSSSGFIEKDTLPVGKYLLVGIDIDTTGRRLIDEIVQLAAYTPTDNFQQYIMPYMNLNPAARQRHQVRVISIGFYRMLKSMQTFKIIKSKSEIAALKDFLNWLEQLAAKAGSGYNGIVLLYHEERKFIPYMILESLKKYGLIERFSKTVTAFANSLHLAKASIGDTNIKNYSLRKLAKLLSKSKEDNTAVSSSSASGSGSVSTSTEAIDSTTVDNNSSSSSNNNFNEKRSAKNGVKFERDEFEGNASVRAKMAFHVALQIANAIRKSEPESSETMENLFNALKPFAELVGSDVQELDTQNENLERQNSFRPVFLNYFKTALYHRVRAVKFRIVLAENGFDLNSLNTIWADKGTEGLDMALQSIGQLKAEDKTELIELLDSFFDPNKTTIKPVVKSNNNNNNNNRRRNRRNTNQPPPKNGVNTTRSTSTEFGAGGDKSQSVSSLPDSTTKSSSPNKTAGGRTQRKRNSRHSLSSGNEAKVTEGGASIKVELNSSAPAAIQPVAIAASN